The Flavobacterium sp. HJ-32-4 genome contains a region encoding:
- a CDS encoding response regulator produces MNAKTIILIDDDDIFVYLTSKVIADAQGLELMKVFGNGLDALHYLKAHLASPGDLPEIILLDLSMPIMDGWQFLESYLPLLPKFGKKITLYIVSSSITPADISRARAIEAVCDYIIKPITRDKLTQMAASL; encoded by the coding sequence ATGAACGCCAAAACCATCATATTGATTGACGATGACGATATTTTCGTCTACCTGACGTCCAAAGTAATCGCGGACGCGCAGGGGTTGGAACTGATGAAGGTGTTCGGAAACGGACTGGATGCTCTTCACTACCTCAAGGCGCACCTCGCCTCGCCCGGTGATTTGCCCGAGATCATCCTGTTGGATCTCTCAATGCCCATTATGGATGGATGGCAATTCCTGGAAAGTTATCTCCCCCTCCTGCCCAAATTCGGGAAGAAAATTACGCTTTACATCGTCAGCTCGTCGATAACACCCGCCGATATCAGTCGTGCGCGTGCCATCGAAGCCGTATGTGACTATATCATCAAGCCGATTACGCGCGACAAGCTCACCCAGATGGCGGCGTCTCTTTAA
- a CDS encoding T9SS type A sorting domain-containing protein — protein sequence MTGQNPIENPIFFPSVPTGFQIVFVRTVIPTVNGTCVTVNTQALIVEQCTPTTLTVSLHADYEGTGCTSSSSPVGGAVVTVVAGNVAYYGMSGPDGTVSFFNLPTGPVTIMATEVPAGLVLLGEGTYTTVLDPTQNTNYQVDFCYTPVASVNDVQVSLYPLGNARPGFPAYYAIILSNVGNVTSSGTVTVQFDSTRLSFLSADQTTIAQTADTLTFSYTDLAPWQNSYIWVTFLVAPPPTANIGDALQFTATVTPNQPDNNLGNNSTSFAQPVVNSFDPNDIAVLEGPVISQEQADDWLHYIVRFENTGTAEAVNVRVENALSDLLNWNTFAVEGTSHPVETTRQNNLVTFRFDNIDLPATTQDAVASHGWIAYRIKPGSNFIQGTTIENNAAIFFDFNAPVQTNTVTTELAPLSIADPKTDNFVIYPNPAGEFVRVTSTNTDSEIMVHDITGRHMPVFSRQEGTETWVNIAPLPPGVYTVKIHTKSGITTRKLLKR from the coding sequence GTGACCGGACAGAATCCGATTGAGAATCCGATTTTCTTTCCAAGTGTACCCACCGGCTTCCAGATCGTTTTCGTCCGGACGGTGATTCCAACCGTAAACGGAACCTGTGTGACCGTTAACACACAAGCCCTTATCGTCGAGCAGTGCACACCCACAACCCTGACGGTTTCGCTTCACGCCGATTACGAGGGTACGGGGTGCACGTCATCATCGTCACCCGTGGGAGGTGCCGTTGTAACCGTAGTGGCAGGGAATGTCGCCTATTATGGTATGTCGGGGCCTGACGGCACCGTAAGCTTTTTCAATTTACCGACCGGACCTGTGACCATCATGGCTACTGAGGTTCCGGCCGGGCTCGTGCTTTTAGGAGAGGGCACGTATACGACCGTGCTCGATCCGACGCAAAACACCAACTACCAAGTGGACTTTTGTTATACGCCGGTTGCCTCTGTCAACGATGTTCAGGTCAGTTTATATCCGTTGGGAAATGCGCGTCCCGGGTTCCCGGCCTATTATGCGATTATCCTTTCAAACGTGGGCAACGTCACTTCTTCGGGCACCGTCACGGTACAATTCGACAGTACGCGCCTCTCGTTTTTAAGTGCAGACCAGACAACTATCGCGCAGACCGCTGATACCTTGACGTTTAGCTACACCGATCTGGCGCCATGGCAGAACAGTTACATATGGGTGACCTTTCTCGTCGCACCTCCCCCAACCGCCAACATCGGTGATGCTTTACAGTTTACGGCAACCGTCACACCCAACCAACCCGACAATAACCTGGGTAACAATTCGACGTCATTTGCACAACCGGTGGTGAACTCTTTTGACCCGAACGACATTGCGGTGCTGGAAGGCCCCGTTATCTCGCAGGAACAGGCTGACGACTGGCTCCATTATATTGTCCGTTTTGAGAATACCGGGACGGCCGAAGCGGTGAATGTGCGTGTAGAAAATGCCCTGAGTGACCTCCTTAATTGGAATACGTTCGCGGTGGAAGGCACCAGTCACCCTGTCGAAACCACGCGTCAAAACAACCTGGTCACCTTCCGTTTTGACAACATCGACCTGCCGGCAACCACCCAGGACGCGGTGGCGAGCCATGGGTGGATTGCGTATCGCATCAAACCGGGATCCAACTTTATCCAGGGAACGACCATCGAAAATAACGCCGCTATTTTCTTTGATTTCAATGCCCCTGTACAAACGAACACCGTGACGACGGAACTGGCGCCTTTATCGATTGCCGATCCCAAAACCGATAATTTTGTGATTTATCCAAATCCGGCTGGAGAATTCGTACGGGTGACGTCGACAAATACGGATTCGGAAATAATGGTGCATGATATTACAGGGCGTCACATGCCGGTTTTTTCCCGGCAGGAAGGAACCGAAACGTGGGTCAACATCGCGCCACTACCTCCCGGCGTTTATACAGTGAAGATCCATACCAAATCCGGAATCACCACCCGGAAATTACTCAAACGGTAA